A DNA window from Gigantopelta aegis isolate Gae_Host chromosome 4, Gae_host_genome, whole genome shotgun sequence contains the following coding sequences:
- the LOC121371809 gene encoding perlwapin-like isoform X1 — MSHADPCSSVWCPSGTTCRLMQKLCTWRQCPVIYPVCGLSSVRIKTCGPGSGPVLDSNGIEMFCGRGSTRYACPGNTRCKTDPSGRFAVCCWAERKAVTKPGGCPKPRPGFDFCWARCSNDGDCPGPLKCCGRCVRECTTPVFKQKGGTCPITRSFGSKCIDYCQHDYNCPGNQKCCGRCPRVCKLPMSNSKPGKCDYAIIEFCSNLNPNGWCTTDSQCRGNQKCCPTNCGGRCSDPFIKW; from the exons tCTGTCTGGTGTCCATCCGGTACAACGTGTCGACTCATGCAGAAGCTCTGCACATGGCGTCAGTGTCCTGTCATATATCCAGTATGCG GTCTGTCTAGTGTGAGGATCAAGACGTGTGGTCCTGGGTCCGGACCCGTGCTCGACAGTAATGGGATAGAAATGTTCTGTGGTCGAGGTTCAACTCGCTACGCGTGTCCAGGGAACACCCGGTGTAAGACTGATCCTTCTGGAAGGTTCGCCGTCTGCTGCTGGGCAG aAAGGAAGGCTGTCACTAAACCAGGAGGTTGTCCGAAACCGAGGCCAGGCTTTGATTTCTGCTGGGCACGATGTTCAAACGACGGCGACTGCCCAGGACCACTTAAGTGTTGTGGTCGTTGTGTCCGTGAGTGCACAACCCCAGTGTTCAAACAAAAAGGAGGAACATGTCCTATAACAAGGTCATTTGGCAGTAAATGCATAGACTACTGTCAGCACGACTACAATTGTCCAGGAAACCAAAAGTGTTGTGGGAGGTGTCCCCGTGTCTGTAAGCTCCCTATGTCGAACTCAAAGCCAGGGAAGTGCGATTATGCAATTATTGAATTCTGCAGCAACCTTAACCCCAATGGTTGGTGCACCACGGATTCTCAGTGCAGGGGAAATCAGAAGTGTTGCCCAACGAATTGCGGTGGACGTTGTTCCGACCCCTTCATTAAATGGTGA
- the LOC121371809 gene encoding whey acidic protein-like isoform X2 — MQKLCTWRQCPVIYPVCGLSSVRIKTCGPGSGPVLDSNGIEMFCGRGSTRYACPGNTRCKTDPSGRFAVCCWAERKAVTKPGGCPKPRPGFDFCWARCSNDGDCPGPLKCCGRCVRECTTPVFKQKGGTCPITRSFGSKCIDYCQHDYNCPGNQKCCGRCPRVCKLPMSNSKPGKCDYAIIEFCSNLNPNGWCTTDSQCRGNQKCCPTNCGGRCSDPFIKW, encoded by the exons ATGCAGAAGCTCTGCACATGGCGTCAGTGTCCTGTCATATATCCAGTATGCG GTCTGTCTAGTGTGAGGATCAAGACGTGTGGTCCTGGGTCCGGACCCGTGCTCGACAGTAATGGGATAGAAATGTTCTGTGGTCGAGGTTCAACTCGCTACGCGTGTCCAGGGAACACCCGGTGTAAGACTGATCCTTCTGGAAGGTTCGCCGTCTGCTGCTGGGCAG aAAGGAAGGCTGTCACTAAACCAGGAGGTTGTCCGAAACCGAGGCCAGGCTTTGATTTCTGCTGGGCACGATGTTCAAACGACGGCGACTGCCCAGGACCACTTAAGTGTTGTGGTCGTTGTGTCCGTGAGTGCACAACCCCAGTGTTCAAACAAAAAGGAGGAACATGTCCTATAACAAGGTCATTTGGCAGTAAATGCATAGACTACTGTCAGCACGACTACAATTGTCCAGGAAACCAAAAGTGTTGTGGGAGGTGTCCCCGTGTCTGTAAGCTCCCTATGTCGAACTCAAAGCCAGGGAAGTGCGATTATGCAATTATTGAATTCTGCAGCAACCTTAACCCCAATGGTTGGTGCACCACGGATTCTCAGTGCAGGGGAAATCAGAAGTGTTGCCCAACGAATTGCGGTGGACGTTGTTCCGACCCCTTCATTAAATGGTGA
- the LOC121371810 gene encoding perlwapin-like has translation MSKSRCSEYLLLLTTCVVLVLAVQARSPPRRHLCWNYRCRPGYVCKVIQPKCIRAPCPDARPVCVKRETPLEKCPPPKRGVFGPCVVRCRGDHECGPSQRCCGSCPRKCTNVASVKKGQCPIYPSLGRSRRRCGRPCKRDSDCFGVRKCCKAGRCGKMCMMPRIYHWFYHMFQD, from the exons ATGTCCAAATCCAGGTGCTCCGAATACCTCCTGCTCCTA ACTACCTGTGTGGTGCTGGTGTTAGCCGTGCAGGCCAGGTCCCCGCCACGACGACATCTGTGCTGG AATTACCGATGTAGACCTGGCTACGTGTGCAAGGTGATCCAGCCCAAGTGTATTCGAGCGCCGTGTCCAGACGCCAGGCCAGTGTGTGTCA AACGTGAAACCCCACTAGAGAAGTGTCCGCCGCCCAAACGAGGCGTGTTCGGCCCGTGCGTCGTGCGTTGTCGGGGGGACCACGAGTGCGGACCCTCTCAACGGTGCTGTGGTAGCTGCCCTCGCAAATGCACTAACGTTGCGAGCGTCAAAAAAGGGCAGTGTCCCATCTACCCCAGCTTGGGGCGGTCCCGGCGGCGGTGTGGACGGCCCTGTAAGCGAGACAGCGACTGTTTCGGGGTGAGGAAGTGCTGCAAGGCCGGGCGGTGCGGCAAGATGTGCATGATGCCCAGGATATACCACTGGTTCTACCACATGTTCCAGGATTAG